One Paroedura picta isolate Pp20150507F chromosome 3, Ppicta_v3.0, whole genome shotgun sequence genomic window carries:
- the MYCBPAP gene encoding MYCBP-associated protein, which translates to MMNKAGKKDTRNSKTPPDRRRTKIFEQPSSPVPEEPEPVSCVLQGDEIQALAIRLEDLKKLHPERPPEEEKPSVIKKFLVRKSKPQTTRKKKHFLVAYPAVPDETKKTLNYSGIEGPIVDNYGHILSHSILGTLQEFKKEALARGHSHVSAMIPDSPQSTSTVPVWWRNRAKQEEKEEATPVSSSQHMALQNWHRNMALRKKQYKGLCEKLQKSESKLLMNFSESYRQIQEERTLIECCLPALYPGKGQHAGNEFWNQPVCIGDELTGLMVTLGQSERGFPEPVTHVGRPHSIWMEMGTRPPKYLPFHCSWDRSLFLMHRRKELKEILEKMDFYRPDLDGLEVIGRNQPFVNVSAQSFAASDDIKESDEQREIQDPLEAYPDVFLEPVLGPSLMFCGQPSRWINNFSHQGDIGIAARVTFEILVGEKAESWLTVSNNGTAAIWYDWRRKSQPFTFQEKKGATMQYFYFNTRSGVILPGETRNFSFIFKSLNAGIFSETWEFGTHPVLLGGAVLQVTLWGIAVYEDKSAGLRNKLQEEIKAREIAVIVEENLKELLGRVRTPPLTPSPMDAYVSEEELFHTMNPELHYQHQVVKGLHELWDTLMNPPRAAYELKSTGNVDELSRPKSALELQQRSPVEDTSKSISPEISGAQKSVVEEMMSHLSVTDDGEDVNRVEWNLSIKDFRQTLLAVPVENEREAALAQLNKAALELCNVPVSPQTDLMYQICFQLWREVIDGLVSCSLMLRSLLGMPEKDTYAEVPEEPAEMKPVLVKGGKEERRLQKEDKKSAAKDEKKGKAGKEERPNSKKLKSKEERKLKSSTKEAKDHTPFTLDIVESEATHSRQEHVDPVVQEKYHEKLYVEVYGLLNSMLSKMLYLFEDLKKDAEEKKKKAVFGSNFIMK; encoded by the exons ATGATGAACAAGGCGGGGAAGAAGGACACCCGCAATAGTAAAACGCCCCccg ATAGGAGAAGAACAAAAATTTTTGAGCAGCCTTCCTCTCCAGTCCCAGAAGAGCCAGAGCCAGTGAGCTGTGTCCTGCAAGGAGATGAAATCCAAGCTCTGGCAATCAGGTTGGAGGACCTTAAAAAA CTCCATCCTGAACGCCCTCCTGAAGAAGAGAAACCTTCCGTAATCAAGAAGTTCCTTGTTCGTAAATCCAAGCCACAAAcaacaaggaagaaaaaacatttcctggtTGCTTATCCAGCTGTTCCAGATGAAACTAAGAAAACACTGAATTATTCGG GTATAGAAGGACCAATAGTTGATAACTATGGACACATCCTGTCCCACAGCATCTTGGGAACCCTCCAGGAATTCAAGAAAGAAGCCTTAGCAAGAGGACATTCTCAT GTATCCGCAATGATTCCTGACTCACCACAGTCGACAAGCACGGTGCCCGTTTGGTGGCGGAACAGAGCGAagcaggaggaaaaggaggaagccACCCCAGTCTCTTCATCCCAGCACATGGCCCTTCAGAACTGGCATCGGAACATGGCACTCAGGAAGAAACAGTACAAAGGGCTGTGCG AAAAACTACAAAAATCAGAAAGCAAGCTGCTGATGAACTTTTCAGAGAGTTACCGGCAGATCCAGGAGGAGAGGACTCTGATTGAGTGCTGTCTCCCTGCTCTTTACCCCGGCAAG GGTCAGCATGCAGGGAATGAATTTTGGAACCAGCCTGTGTGCATTGGAGATGAGCTCACAGGCCTGATGGTGACATTAGGCCAGAGTGAACGTGGCTTCCCAGAACCAGTGACTCATGTTGGGAGACCACACAGCATCTGGATGGAGATGG GTACCAGACCTCCAAAGTACCTCCCTTTTCATTGCAGCTGGGATAGGAGCCTCTTTCTAATGCATCGGCGAAAGGAGTTAAAAGAGATCTTAGAAAAAATGGATTTTTATCGCCCG GATCTGGATGGCCTAGAAGTCATAGGCAGAAATCAGCCTTTTGTCAATGTATCAGCACAAAGCTTTGCAGCCTCTGATGACATTAAAGAATCTGATGAACAAAGAGAAATCCA GGATCCATTAGAGGCATATCCAGATGTATTTCTAGAACCAGTTTTGGGTCCATCTCTGATGTTCTGTGGACAGCCTTCTCGTTGGATCAACAACTTTTCTCATCAG GGTGACATTGGCATTGCTGCTCGCGTCACCTTTGAAATTTTGGTTGGCGAAAAAGCTGAATCATGGCTTACAGTGAGCAACAATGGCACAGCAGCCATCTGGTATGATTGGCGGAGGAAGTCTCAGCCCTTTACCTTTCAGGAGAAGAAGGGGGCCACCATGCAATATTTTTACTTTAACACCAGATCTG GTGTTATCTTGCCTGGAGAAACCAGGAATTTTTCCTTCATCTTCAAATCATTGAATGCTGGAATCTTCAGTGAAACCTGGGAGTTTGGCACTCACCCTGTGTTACTAGGGGGAGCTGTGTTGCAAGTGACCCTATGGGGAATCGCTGTGTATGAAGATAAAAGTGCTGGGCTGAGAAATAAACTACAG GAAGAGATAAAAGCCAGGGAAATTGCTGTTATAGTCGAGGAGAATTTGAAAGAGCTGCTTGGTCGAGTTCGTACACCACCACTAACGCCATCTCCTATGGATGCCTATGTCTCGGAGGAAGAGTTATTCCATACCATGAACCCAGAG TTACACTACCAGCACCAAGTGGTGAAGGGGCTTCATGAACTGTGGGACACACTCATGAATCCTCCTCGGGCTGCATATGAGCTGAAGAGCACTGGTAACGTGGATGAACTTTCCCGACCAAAGAGCGCTTTGGAGCTCCAACAGAGAAGTCCTGTGGAAGACACGAGCAAGAGTATCTCCCCAGAGATTTCAGGAGCACAGAAGTCTGTGGTGGAGGAGATGATGAGCCACTTGAGTGTAACAGATGATGGGGAGGATGTGAATCGTGTGGAGTGGAATCTTTCCATCAAAGATTTTAGACAG aCTCTGCTGGCAGTCCCTGTGGAAAATGAGCGAGAAGCCGCTCTGGCCCAACTCAATAAAGCTGCACTGGAGCTTTGCAATGTACCAGTATCACCACAGACAGACCTCATGTACCAGATTTG TTTCCAGCTGTGGCGTGAAGTAATTGATGGTCTAGTGAGCTGTTCGCTAATGCTGAGGTCCCTGCTTGGTATGCCTGAGAAGGACACTTATGCAGAAGTCCCAGAGGAACCAG CTGAAATGAAACCAGTTCTtgtgaagggagggaaggaagaacggAGACTTCagaaagaagataaaaagtctgcTGCAAAGgatgaaaaaaaaggaaaggcaggCAAAGAG GAACGCCCAAACAGCAAGAAACTGAAGTCCAAGGAAGAGCGAAAACTGAAAAGTTCCACCAAGGAGGCAAAGGATCACACCCCTTTTACATTAGACATCGTAGAATCAGAGGCTACCCATTCTCGACAAGAACATGTGGACCCAGTTGTGCAGGAAAAATACCACGAGAAACTTTATGTTGAA GTCTATGGATTACTGAATTCAATGTTAAGCAAAATGCTTTATCTCTTTGAGGATCTGAAGAAGGAtgctgaagagaagaagaagaaagcagttttTGGTTCTAAttttataatgaaataa